The genomic region CGTCATCGAGCGATTCTTCTGCCGCATCCGCCGCTGCCGGCGCGTGGCCACGCGGTACGAGAAGAAGGCCGCCAACTTCGCCGGCTTCGTCTACCTCGCAGCCTTCATCACCGCGGAGGAATGAATGTCCGTACCACCTAGTCCTCCCGATCTGGTTGATTGCGGTCGCGTCGTCTGTCCTGCCGGTGGTTTGGACAGCGCGTGCGTTGCGACGCGGATCGCGTCGC from Tepidisphaeraceae bacterium harbors:
- a CDS encoding transposase, with amino-acid sequence VIERFFCRIRRCRRVATRYEKKAANFAGFVYLAAFITAEE